The stretch of DNA GCGTGCCTAAACTGTCGCGCAGCCCCCACCGAATGCCGGCTCTTTTTGCGGGTTCCCGTACCGTTCATGATCCTGTAAAGGCACGTCTCACCGGCAGCACGCTCTGAGAGGGTAGTACCCGCTCCCGCACGCGCCGCATCACCTCGGCGTCCGACCACTGTGCCTCCTCGACGAAATGATAAAGCGAGTGATGTATAGCGCGCGCGTGTTGGGGACTGAGGTGGGCCGCCATTGGTTCGGCACTTTTGCGTGTCAGCGTTGGAGAGAAAA from Pandoraea vervacti encodes:
- a CDS encoding transposase, with the protein product MGNASTRRDAEKVAPGNIFSPTLTRKSAEPMAAHLSPQHARAIHHSLYHFVEEAQWSDAEVMRRVRERVLPSQSVLPVRRAFTGS